One genomic region from Argentina anserina chromosome 2, drPotAnse1.1, whole genome shotgun sequence encodes:
- the LOC126783103 gene encoding probable WRKY transcription factor 50: protein MEVIDYISVPINVLIKDFSAQMSNNNFNRSVQTPENEFSSQPDFEEYLMLSDWFGEDHNYVAQGSTPNSVNQVNDDDSGGSSSQPGGSNTNDSGSMLERREVKERVAFKMKSEVEILDDGFKWRKYGKKMVKNSPNPRNYYKCSCDGCPVKKRVERDKEDPAFVITTYEGTHNHRSA from the exons ATGGAGGTGATAGATTATATATCCGTACCCATCAACGTTTTGATTAAAGATTTCAGTGCCCAAATGTCGAATAACAACTTCAACAGATCAGTGCAGACACCTGAGAATGAGTTCTCCAGTCAACCGGATTTCGAGGAGTACTTGATGTTGAGTGACTGGTTTGGTGAAGATCATAACTATGTAGCTCAAGGGTCTACTCCGAATTCAGTTAACCAAGTAAATGATGATGACTCTGGTGGAAGTAGCAGCCAACCTGGAGGATCTAATACCA ATGACAGTGGAAGCATGCTGGAGAGGCGTGAAGTTAAAGAAAGAGTGGCCTTCAAAATGAAATCAGAGGTTGAGATTTTGGATGATGGGTTCAAATGGAGGAAGTATGGAAAAAAAATGGTGAAAAACAGCCCAAATCCAAG GAATTACTACAAGTGTTCATGTGACGGCTGCCCGGTGAAAAAGAGAGTTGAGAGAGATAAAGAAGACCCAG